TgatatgaaagaaacaatgaaTTAAAACACTTTCCGAAGATTTACAATCTTTAATGCTTGGAAGAACAAATATGTACATGCTTATTCATTGATAAGAAGTGTCAATAGTGGTGAGGACTGGTCAAGAGTTGACCGAGTGTCCACTCCATGAGCAAGAACGAAACGATATGACAAAAGATGCAATGGACAACGGGTTCCAATCTGATCTGAAAAAGGAACCAATTGCGATTCGCTACAGATTTGCATTTCGAGACTTGTTTGCTTGCAATcctgatgaagaagatcgATCTCTCTTGTAAACAAGAACCACGTCATCTGGAAACCGATCTCCGATGTACAAGAGAAAGTATAGTAGCAAATCGGTTTTAACGTAATAGAAacagttttcattttaatagaaaaaaacaatatagaattaaaaaggaaaaggaaaaacaaatcgaTAAATTCAATAGTGGACGCAGCATTATTCCTTAAATATAATTCTTCCCCTGTATAACAATAAACCTTTTCGAGATTTAACATTTTGTCTCTTTTTTACCTCTTTAAGCTTATCTGTCTTTCGTTAACTCTGTTACCTGAACGAAAAAACATTGTTATCAAGGATACGTAATCCGAGGCAGCAATTCCATTAGCTTTCCTATGCAGGTTCCCAATATAGCAGTTGATGAGCGCGTAAAAGACGAGTTTGCAAGCTCCTGGGTGGTCAACTTTTTATTGATACGCGACGATATTAAGATTATCTTGTAGATGAACGATAGTTTGTggatagaaaagaaaagaggaggaaaaacaagagacAAAAGGCATTTTGAGACGCATATAGCCAactttttatatataaaaaagaagaattgatttttttatttcatttaaatatataaaacCGGGAAATTTCCAAAGTCCCAAATTGGAGTTATCAGCTCTTTGTCTTGTTGCTAATCATTCAACAACTTGCCGTGAACCAACTACGAAAAGTCATTACTTTCTGAGAATAGAACTCTCGAGACAATTGAAGAGAGCTGAATATACCAGCAGCTTCTCCATCCAAGCTAAGCTCTCTTGGCGGGTATCCTGTTTTCCTCCAATTACAAAAACGTTGCCAGTCTTTCGGGGCTTTTTTATGTATACGGATTTACGTTTCAGgactcttcttttttgtttctgctGACTGCAATTGATTTCTCTGTTCAATTCTGCTGATTgctgtttcctttttcctccccaaaaaaatcttgTATATCTATCGATTCTTGTCTTTGAATCCAATCCACGCCTTAACCTTGAATTGGACATTGCATTTTAgtccaattccttttctctaatcaatttctttcttttttttccgCTCCCTTTTTGGAAGCATTTCTATCCGGCCACTGCTTGTCAGAAGTATCTTCGCCTGACTGTTTTGGTTTGTgcgctttttttttttgtcatcTCCAAGTCgtgttttctttcccatttgaaaaaaggtttGTATCTtgacttctttttcctctccttttttccctttACGATCATATTCATTTACGTATCTCCTAATATTCTTGGATTCCTTTTGCCGTTTATCCCGATATTTTGAccttttggtttttcttgaatCCAGGAGttttttgttccttttaTATTCCAATTTGTGATCTTTGATTTGTTCCTGCATAGGTTCGCCATTGTATCATCGTATCCCAAACTAAACatcaataattttttcctgtttcttttcacattcttttgttttttttttcttttgaatacacatatttatcttttccCCCATCCTgttatttctttgctcTTTGAATTTCTGTTTCCGTTCTTGGtgagttttcttttttcttctttttggaatgaTCACAATGTCTATTGCTCCTTCCGCTTCTTCCGCTACTGATAAACGAATGGAGCGTCCTCTCGACAACCGCAAAGCGGTCAAATCCCCCATGCCAAAGATAGCACAGGATCACGTTGCTCCTGTGAAAAGTATGTGgaaaaattgatttttagTTTTCGTCCTTACTAACCTTTGTCCTTTTAGATTTGCAACATGTTCCCTGCAAGTTCTTTCGTCATGGTACATGTACTGCCGGTGAGAATTGCCCTTTTAGTCATTCTCTTGAAACAGAGCGTCCAGTTTGTAAATACCATCTGAAAGGAAATTGCAAATTTGGCTCCAAATGTGCTCTTTCTCATTCGCTCCCAGTCAATGACTCTGCAATCCCCTCTGGCTTGTCTGAAACCAATCCCCCTCCAAATCATCTTCCATTTGGTAACTCTATGAAACACATGCCGAGCTCTTCCATTTCCTCTTCGTTCCCCcagaaaattcaaagaacCGCGTTTGATCAAATGGATTTGAAGGGCTCCATCGGCATGAAAAGTAATCTTCTTAATCCTGGCTTTTCTGCGTCCCCTCCGTCTTTGCCTCCCTTCTCTCATTCTCCAGGACGTTCTTCTACGTCTTCTTATCTAAATAATCTCACGTCTACTCAACCACTGTTAGGCACCGCAAATCATGGTAAACAGCTCGACGATTATTCTACCGATATTAATTCGGGATTGGCTTCCTCTATGAATGGTGTTTCTATTGCATCCTCCTTGGCTACGTCGCCATCTTCATTTAGCGCTGCATCGAGTGCATCCTCAAACAACCTCAATGGTTCCAAAGGGCTTTTACATCAACAAATgaataatgaaaacaacCGAGATTACATGATCCGCCATCCATCTCTCTTAACCACTTATGCAAATCGGCCTTCTTCTGAGAAAACCACTTCTTTGTCGAAATTGCCTGCAGAATTGGTGAAACCTAATGCACCATTACAGAGTCCTCAACTGAATGGTAAGGTTAATAGTAATTTACCCAAGCATCGTCCTTCCGTTAACCCTTCTCTTACCGGGATTCAGCTTTCGTCAGGTGCTACACGTCGATATGCAGTTCGCAGTAATTCTTATGCCGATGCATTCCCCTCGGTGGTTTCCACAAGTCTGCCAAATCGTGTGGATTTGAATCATCAAATGGACATGAGTGACGATGAACAGAGGTACCTGAATACTCCAATGGGTAGCTTTGACGAGCCATTTTTGGGTTCATCTCCTGTTGGTAAAACGAGTTCAAGTATGAAACAATTATCTGCTCCTTTGTCCATGATGAGTCCTACTTTGCCATCTCGTTCCACAGCAAACACTTTGCAAAACAGTAGATTTGGTGcttatttttcaaaatctaaATATGTTGACACGAATGCCGGTTCTACTAAAAGTACCACCCCTCAACAGGCTGGCGTTGCCGGTGCTCCCATGAAAATGCCCTCTTCGTTTGGTGTTCGTGAAGAATCAGTGTTCAGTTCTCCGATAAATGAATTAACCAGACCTCAGCAACTTGCAAGGCTCAAGAGCGAACCGATTTTTAGAGCCGGATCTGTATCACCTGTGACTACAGGTGGAATTAATGAATCTAAGAATGATTATACGTTGAGTCCAGGAAGCAATGGATTATCGCGGGTATCCGTTGCAAACACATCTCCTGCTTGGAACTCAACgctagaagaagaaacgaCATTTCAAATGGATGACTGACTATCACAACATGCTCTTTAACACAAATGATAgagcttcaaaaaataaaaatagctGTTTGATGATTACTAGCAACAAATATTTTGTAAGTAATTTGTCATGGTTTCCCAGAAAAGTTTCCCTTATTCCTTATTTCAAGGGGAACTCATACAATCATTCTTGCAAGTAATAATTGTACGACTGCATTTTATTTATGGGTCTGATTTATAAGAAAACGAAACGAAAAGGATGAATTTGTTTGGGGATGCTTTGGCATGTCTATGAATCTATTTCTACGAAAAAGGAGGTGATGCATCCAACCTTCTATAAAATAAACCGAATACCCATAAAGGAAAAGTCGTTGGGAAACGAATGTTCTTACTTCGGTAAAAAGTGAGATTTATTATTATGCTTGTTgaattttctaaaaaaatttaaatgtAATTAAAATGCTTGATTTTAGGGCCACTGTGCGTTGGCCTTTTATAATtaagaaaagtaaatgtCTTTGATAAGAACGATTTCTACTGAAATATGAAGCGCGTAAAGATTTGATGTTCGCGCGGAAAAGATAATTTCGTTATAGCTGTAATTATAAAGATTTAATGAATGTATTGATCTAAAGATGGATACAACAATGAATAAGACAAGAAAATTAATTGGAATAAATTTGGTTTACTTTTTAACTATTGGTAAATACCACAAACggaaagaaaggaaaattgGATAAAGTAAAAAGGGAAAGCGATATTAATTATAATTGATCACGCTTAGTTGTCGTTGGGAAATGGTTTAGCAGGTGAAAGCATTAAGTTTGTGGTAAACAGGTCGATTGGGAAGAGGAGACCAAACACGACGGCTGTTGATTCTATCGTTTCGACGTTTTAAATCACGTAAAAGGGCTCGTTCATCTTTAAGAAGGACGGTTATACGAACTCTAGGACGTCTGTGAACAGCATGACCACCCCGACCTCGAGTAACGAGTTTTTTGATGTAAGTGGCTTTTCCAACCCATGCTTGGTCAATGTAAAGGGTTTTTTCATCAAGACCAGCTTTCGCAACGGCATCCTCGCGAGCATTTACGAGAGCAGAAGCGATAGATTTAGAGACGCGTTTTTCGGAAAATTTCATCTGTAAAAGGGCATGGTAAAAAGGCTTTCTAGAGATTTGGCGACAAAGGTTGCCagcttttttcaaagatgagcgaaatatttttgattgatGAGTGTGGGAAGGATCCATGGTTAAAAGGCGTTTTGTAGATATCCGTTTCCATGGGCGAGATTTTTGTTCAGGAGTTTCAGTGGAAGGTGTCTGAGATTGTTCTTGtaaagtagaaaaaatacTAGACCCTGTTCGCTCTCCGGTCTCTAATGAGCCTGGGGCTTGATTCCATGAACTAGGGGTCTGAGAGAAGCATCGGATAGGGCGTAAAGTACAAATTTTAGAGAAATGCAATGATGAATTTCCATAGAGACCCAAATTGCCCACAAAACGATTGCTGAATTTGGGCAAATGGATCGAACAAGTCCAAATACTCATTTCGAAGCGCTGCCAAAATgttcagaaaaaaaaactaaacagaaataaaaagtaaattgaAATATCTTGCTTAcaacataaacaaactCCAAACTTAAAAGACCGCGTCCCCTTAATGAAATGAGAGAAAAGCCAGGTCTTGCTCAAAGGTACCAAGGAACAGAATACGATAGTACGCCTGTTTACGTTAATGACTTTACCAGCCTTACGGTAGTAACACGCTAAAGTAATAGAACACAAAATAGCAATACTGaacaaaacataaaacAGCTCGTAATATGAAAGGCTTAAATGTTAAAGGTGTATCATCACTTcaattgtaaacaaactgCTCCTTCTAAGCGTATACAATTAATATCAAATCTTACGCGTAATTTTGTACTCGGGACgaacttttaaagaagcaaatgatattttttttaatttttgagaGTTTAGGCGAATGAACTGTTATGATTAATAAAGATTTGAGCAAAGAAAGGTTGAATTGATTCCACTAGAAAAGGTCCGCATTGATTATAAAAGTGAATTAATAAGTATGGAAGAGATAACTATAGCCAAACGGGCGCACAATCCGTATGAGGGTGTGAAGAACAGTACATTGGAAATGTGGGATCAACTGAAAAACACTACAGACGCTCAAGAGGTTGTCTTTGATGATATTCCAGACGAGGCCttaattcatcaaatgaaaatccaTCAAGAGAAACGATTAGACTACCAGTCCCAAAGTTATGCCGTGGACGAAGTGAATGAAAGCATAGCGAATTGCAACTTATcaccaaaaagaaatgcttTCTTGGATGGGAATgcaatagaaaaagaaaatgctaTGAATAATTCTGTACCTTTGGAATCAAAGACGAACAGTGCAAATCAAACCAGGGTACGACACAGGCCTCACGATGTAGACAGGAAAGAACAAGGGAATCATTGGAGGACCCTTCCGGATATTCCCATTTTCCAAGAACTTTCATCTGCGTCTGTTGATTTGCCAAAAAATGATGTTTTTGGTGGATACAACAATTTTGAACATTATCTAAGCGTGCATTATAAGTTGCTTCGAGAAGATGCTATTTCTCCTCTTAGGGAAAGTGTGTTAAGATACAAAAAGGATCCAACCTGTACCTCCTCTCCTTCATTCGCTGTTTACGATCATGTTCGTATTATTGGACAAATAATCGCTACTAGTTCAGTCGTCACCAAACTTTCGTTTTCTGTTCGAGCTCAAAAACGGATATCTTGGGCCACGAGTCGACGTTTGATTTCTGGAAGTATCGTTCTTTTAAGTCAAGATAATTTTGAGCATTTTCGTGTGGGTACGGTTTGCGCTCGTCCATTAAGCGGTTTAAGAAAATATCCTCACGAAGTCgatgttttctttcacgACTTTAATCTTGAATTGGATTCAAGGAAAGAATTCGTGATGATTGAAGCAACTTCTGGCTATTGGGAAGCTTACAAGCATGTTTTATCTAACCTCCAAAAACTTTCTGGGCACCGTTTTCCCATGAAAGACTATTTTGTTAGTTGTAAGCAAAATTCTGAAGTTGCTAGGTATGTACAACATGATCCCCTAATGCGAATCAACTCTATTTTAGGGAGCTCTCAGCCGCCAATCGATATATTGGaaccttttccttcttaCGATGATTACTTGTTAGACAAGTCTCAGTTAAAAGCATATCAATCCATGCTTACACAGAAACTAGCAATCATACAAGGGCCGCCTGGAACaggaaaaacttttgttgCTTTAAAGGCAATCCAAActcttttagaaaattcAAACCCCAATGTACTTCCCATCTTGGTTGCATGTCAAACGAATCATGCTGTTGACCAAATTCTCCTTCAACTTCTGCGCGAAGGCGCAGAAGTTGTACGACTCGGTGGTCGTACTCGAGTCCCTGAAATCCAAGACGTATCTGTTTATGAGAAGCTCAAGTCGATGAGAAATACATTCCATGCGTCTTATAAGGAGataaagagaaagaaaagtcgGCTTATGAAACAAATGCTAAACATTATgtcaaacttttcaaatgaGTATCTAAAGTTTACGTATCTACATAGTGAAGGAATTATTACAACGGCTCAATTACAATCATTCATTCAAAACTCTGCTTGGGTAAATGTTGTTTCCGATAGTGATGACTcaacagaagaagaacagaTCGAGTGTTGGTTAGGTGAAACGAAATTAGATTTGGTAACACCAAAACAGACCGTTTATGATTATGAAGAAGAGCTGCAGATTGAGGCTGAACAACTAGAAGAACTAGAAcaagaagcaaaggaaaatcTTACTTTTGAGGATGACGAATTGCGCGGCGTCTTTGCAGATTTTAGGCGAAAGTACGACTTTTTTGAAGGTGTTGAGCTTCATAAGGAAGAGTTGAAAGGCTTTTTAACCATAGAAAACGTTTGGGATATTCCAGAATTTAGCAGAGGCATGGTTTATAAGCATTGGCTTCAATTAGCTTATGAAAATGCAGAATCCCGATTGAGACATTTGCATAAAATATATAGTAAATTggataaagaaagaatcaatCTTTCTAACAAGCGAGTCGGTGCTCTCCTTCGTAATGCTAATGTTGTTGGGATGACTACAACGGGGCTAAACAAGTATCGGAATATCTTGGAAAGCATTCGACCTAAGATTTGCTTTATCGAAGAAGCTGCAAATATTCTTGAAGGACCAATCATACCTGCCGTCTTTCCATCCTTAGAACAATTGATTTTAATTGGAGACCATAAACAATTGCGTCCAAGCTGCTCCACATTTGCGCTTGCTAGATCCCCATTTAATTTATCTGTTTCGATCTTCGAGCGTTTGgtggaaaatgaaatggtTTGCGATATGTTAAGTATACAAAGGCGTAAGTAGAGTAAGTTGAGGTTTGGTATTAACAATAAAAGGTATGCATCCTAAAATCCGTCAGTTAGTCGATTCAGTCTATTTTGGATTATCCGATCATCCAATTGCGAGGTGCAGGCCTGCTATTCCAGGAATGGGACAATTGCgaagattcttctttaccCATACTAATGTTGAAGATACAGAtggattttcttctaaatGCAACCAATTTGAAGCTGAGATGTTGGTTCAATTTGCTTCTTATTTGATTCTTCATGGAGTGAATCCACTTCAGATTACATGCTTGACATTCTATGTCGcacagaaaaaagaaatagaaaatctGATCTCGATACATTTACcagataaaaaagaaaacataagaGTTGCAACTGTTGATGGCTATCAAGGCGAAGAAAATGATGTGATACTTTTATCTTTAGTTCGAAACCATGATCAACGGTCAGTGGGTTTCTTGGATTCGAGCTATCGTGTTTGTGTCGCTCTTTCGCGTGCGAGGCGTAAGGAAATTCATGTGTCATGATTTCTACTAACACCTTATATAGAAGGTTTATACGTGTTTGGAAATGCTGAAATGGTAGCAAATGCAAATCCCCTTTGGTGGGACGTAATTAATACCTTAACCCAGGATGAGGAACTTCCAGGACTCGGAGACTACCTTCCTTTGGAACCGAAAATTGAGAACGATgaggtatatatatacgGTATGTAAGAGAGGTTCGGTAGTTTTGATTACTGACCATTGTTAGAACTGAATGATTTGATTGAACTTAACATGAAGTTAAAGAATATGAACGCTGATTGATGTCATGAAGCTATGAATAGTGTTGTGTCTTTGAGTAACTGAAGATGAGGAATGGAAGCTACTGTAATATGTGAAGTGGTGGAAGTTTCATAATAAAAGCACAAAGATGAAGGTTGCTTATGCAGAGTTTTGACCGTTCGATTTAGCTGTACGTATATGGAACAGAAAGGACAAACGTAACACTCAAAGGTTATTTCGAATGATGGAAGATGATaaacaatgaaatgaattctctaaaataataataaataactttTAAACATGGTTGGTTACGAGGGACGAGTTTTGGAAGGATTAGGCTTAGACGAAGTGTAGAAAACGGAAAAGAGGACAAGGGCAATCAAAAGGACTATGCTAGCCTTAATGTAGTAGAAAGATAGAAAAGGTTCCCACACGCCAGTAATGGGTGACGGAGTACTGTCTTTTTGGGAAGGGTTGGACTCTGTAATTTCCGATATTACTTTCGAGGAAGAACGGCGTCTAAAGGAGGGAAGTGAAGCTTCTGATTCCTTACGAATTCCGACAAGCTGAGACGAAATATCCTAAAAGAATTTGTCAGACATTAAACTTTAATAAATCGGCATACCTCTTTCTTGACATTCTGGATAGAACCGATACAATTTTggatatttaaaaaagctgACTCAATTAGGGAGTCTGAATATGCAAAATGAGATTGAGTTTTCTGGAATGCTGCAACAAAAGAGTTATCAGAAAGTTTCTCAGGAGAAGGGAATCGAGATAAACTGTGGGTAAATGGAACAGGCTGAGGTAAGAGACTGGAACTGGCGATGTGTTAGAagtagaaagaaaaagtacaaaGATCGACAAGGCATACTCTACGGAAAAATCAGTAGACATATCATCAATACTTGTGGAATGTAAGGGAGTATTAGATGACATGGACTGTTTATCAAGCGATGTTAACGGCACATTGATAAACGCTTCTACGAGGTCGCAAGCATCATGTTTTGAAAGCTGATGATTTGGATCATTTTTGACAAATTCATAGGCtagttttttgatttcctttttcatccATGGGTTTACGTGGAACATGTCGTTGTAATGAATGTCTAATAGGGTAATCAGTTCGGGGACAGATatcttttagaaaaagtaGTTAgataaaatgaaacatGAACAAATAAGCTACAAACCTTTTCATGTGAGAGCTTCGATATTTGATCAACCAGCTTTCTGTGGTCCATTTTTTGAGAGTCCAACATTTGCATTGGAGACCGCACCCGCGTTTATGAAATGAATACTGGGAGGTAATAAGGCAGGATGAGATTGGTAATCCTAagtgtttatttttttttagctttAGCAAACTATCAATATCAAGAAGGAAACGCTTAAACGACACAGTCACTGTAAAATTCAAGAGTCACAGAAGTTTCTAATTTCTCAttctaaaaagaagaaaacttgTCAAAGAAACTTATAACACAGAAGTACGAAAAAAAGTGATATGAATGGAAAGACCTGTCGTTGTAGTGTTTACTTGGCTACGTTGCAGTGACTTGACGAGATGACATTGTTACCAGAAAAGCAAGTGGAAGAGTCTGGTATAAACAACAATGCCGGTGGACTGGATCAGTCAGTTTAGAAAAACATTGATATTTTCATAGAGCAGTGATAAAAGCTGCcgaaaaaaataagctCATCGTTGGGGCGTGAGGGCGGAAAATGTGTGAAGGGTCTGTCACAAAGTTATCTCATTCTCATTACCTCTCAAGACAAGCTCCGAATCCTTCAACATCTCAAATaatttcccttttttgtttctccaGTAGCGTTCACAGGCATGGAAGACGTAAGTTTTATGATTTGgaacaaaaggaaagcaattTTGTTGACGAAGCTtaagaaaatataatttCACGATAAGACgattgtaaataaaataaagaacgaAAAGAGCCTTTTGTGATCTGTGTTCAAGTAAGGAAAAAGTTTGCAATGGTCTTAAGAACTAATAGGTTATTAAAAGGTTGCTCCTTgtcaattttttattcccAATGATTCAAAAtacttttggtaaaaaagTCTTGAAAGTCATCGACAACAAGATCGCAGTATGGcatatgtaaataaaagtattttgatcattttcatcaatatATAAATCTATTAGCAAGGACTTGACTTTTCGTTTGAAGGGGTGCTTATGTTTGTTCTGAATAAAGTTCCTCTGTTTGGCCATTTCTTTAATTGGCATTTAATCATCTCTTATTCCCCATCTTTATATATCAGTTGTTTTAAGCTTCCGAGAAATTACAGACTGTTTGGTAGtatttggaaagaaaatttggcAAACCCTTTGGCAAACCCAATTGAGGTTATGTTTGACTATACACGATCTGCTCAAAAGGTTGTACCTCTAACTTCAAATGCCCTTCGCTGCGCTCTTATGAACTAGACGCTTTCCAGTAGATCtcttgtaaaaaaaatcttcctCCGAAATCGCTGTAAAAGCCCATCCAGCAATTGGTGTCATGATCCTAAACAATCTTTGTTGAGAAGATCCTTTAGCTCAAATGGTATCCCCTCACAAAAGGAAATCCCAAGTCGACCAATTTGctgtttttcaataatcATGGTGGCCCTGAACAAACCCATTTTGAGGAAGTTCCCGTGCCTGAACCTGCATCAGACGAAGTTCTGGTGAATATTAAATACTCGGGTGTATGTCATACAGACTTGCATGCTCTTCAAGGAGACTGGCCTTTGGACGTTATATTACCTGTCGTTGGAGGCCACGAAGGCACTGGCATATAGTGGTCAAATTTGGATATTCTGTTCAAAATGTCAAATAGGCGATCGTGTAGGAATCAAATGGATAAATGGATCTTGCCTTAAGTGTGAATATCGCCTTTCATCTTGCAAAAGTATTTACCCTGATATAAGCTTGTCTGGTTATTGGTGGATGGAACTTTTCGGTCCTATGCACTAAAAAAAGCCTCTCATGTCACACCGATTCCTCGAAATGCCCCTCTGGAAATGGCTGCTCCCGTTATGTGTGCTGGGGTTACTGTATCGAGCTCTCAAAGAAGCGAATATCAAACCTGCTGGCTGGGTTGTTCTTCCTGGTGCAGGAGGCGGTCTTGGTCATCTTGCCGTACAATATGCCAAAGCCATGAATATGAGAGTGCTTGCTATTGACACTGGCACTGATAAAGAAGAGCTATGTAAGAGCCTTAGGGCTGaagcttttgttgattttcgAAAGGTGTCGGATCTTGTTAGTACAGTAAAGGATCTTATGAATGGAGGTCCTCGTGGTGTTCTCGTACTTTCGACGAGTGCTAAATCTTATCAGCAAGCTACTTAGTTTGCCCGTCCTGGATCAACCATAGTAACCCTGTCCATGCCAGCTCAAGCTCAACTGAATGCAGACATTTTTTGGTTGACAGTGAAAATGCTCAAAATTTGTGGCTCGCACGTTGGTAATCGTCTAGATTCCATTGAAACTTTTAAATACGTGTCCCGAGGTCTCGTCAAACTTCATTACAAGGTTCAGCATTTCTCTACCCTTCCTGAGATATACAAGCAGATGTTTAAAGGAGCTATCGCTGGACGAATTGTTCTACAGCTTTAATGAATTTGCTCAAAGTATAATAACTTTTAATTCTTAACGGGATGTGATCGCAATTTTTTACTTTAACCATGAATTAGCAAGCAAGAATCAAGAGGAAcatctttgtttacctttATTTCTTACGGtgcattccttttttgttttatgcCAATTGTCTATTAATTACCGTTTTAGTACGTTTGAGTTTCCAAGTATTGCTTTTATATTTAGGAGACATCCAggcttttttaaaaaagatagtCATAGCTAGATGGaaaatccttcaaaatataATGAAGACCCgatatttctttgtttcgACACTATGTATGTGAAGTGGTTAGACTATACCcagaagaaagagaaatatatggatttttttaagaaaaaatttttttattttttaattttgaagaaaaaatatattagAACCACCTTGAAAGCGCAGAAAGAGTTTTgtaaagtttttgtttattctgTTGTTTCCCTATAACTGCCACGGAACCATTTTATTTAGTTCTTACTTGAACGAATGCAAAAGTATTCTTTATGAACCCatatgaaacaaatttataCAAAGTAACTCCCATTCCTGGAAAAGGAATGGGTATGGTTGCGAAAATTGACATTCCTGCAGGTTCAAGGATATATTCAGAAACGCCCTTAATCCGAACCAAAAGTGATGCAAAGGAGATTGAAGAAGCGCTTTCgtccaaaacaaaagaggaaCAGGAGGCTTTTCATAACTTGTTCAATGCGCATCCTGAAAGCATGGGTCCTTTTTTGGGGCCCTTTTATTCCAATGCTCTAACGATTGATGAAAGCAAAGGTGGAATGTTTCTCTTAGGTTCAAGGATGAATCATGATTGCAGTCCAAACGTGAAACATACGTGGAATTCAATTCTGGATCAGGTTACTGTTCACTCGGTTCGTGATATCCACTGTGGAGAAGAAATTTTGACTACTTATATTGACTTACATAAAAGTCGAAGTGAACGgaaaaaagttttattgGGACATTTTGGATTTCCCTGTAGCTGTAGTGCATGTTCAGTGAAGGACAAAAAGGAAGCGAAGATAAGTGATATTCGAAGAAAGCAACTGGCATACTATGATCGCACAATGCCAAAAATGTGTATTATGAATCCTAGAGGTGCGCTTCGTGCCTTGCGACACAGAATTTCACTTGCTAATCAAGAACGTCTCTTTGGGCGAATGGACGTTATTTCATATTTTGACGCTTTTCGAACATGTGTGGTGCATGGTGATTTTGAACGAGCTTccaattttggaaaaagaggCATTGAAGCTCTTGTGCTTTGTGAAGGTGCCGATTCGTCTCGGTACGAGTCCATTGCAAAATATGTAAAACAGCCGGAGCTACATCCTTTGGC
The nucleotide sequence above comes from Schizosaccharomyces osmophilus chromosome 3, complete sequence. Encoded proteins:
- a CDS encoding zf-CCCH type zinc finger protein, giving the protein MITMSIAPSASSATDKRMERPLDNRKAVKSPMPKIAQDHVAPVKNLQHVPCKFFRHGTCTAGENCPFSHSLETERPVCKYHLKGNCKFGSKCALSHSLPVNDSAIPSGLSETNPPPNHLPFGNSMKHMPSSSISSSFPQKIQRTAFDQMDLKGSIGMKSNLLNPGFSASPPSLPPFSHSPGRSSTSSYLNNLTSTQPLLGTANHGKQLDDYSTDINSGLASSMNGVSIASSLATSPSSFSAASSASSNNLNGSKGLLHQQMNNENNRDYMIRHPSLLTTYANRPSSEKTTSLSKLPAELVKPNAPLQSPQLNGKVNSNLPKHRPSVNPSLTGIQLSSGATRRYAVRSNSYADAFPSVVSTSLPNRVDLNHQMDMSDDEQRYLNTPMGSFDEPFLGSSPVGKTSSSMKQLSAPLSMMSPTLPSRSTANTLQNSRFGAYFSKSKYVDTNAGSTKSTTPQQAGVAGAPMKMPSSFGVREESVFSSPINELTRPQQLARLKSEPIFRAGSVSPVTTGGINESKNDYTLSPGSNGLSRVSVANTSPAWNSTLEEETTFQMDD
- the mrpl22 gene encoding mitochondrial ribosomal protein subunit L22; amino-acid sequence: MSIWTCSIHLPKFSNRFVGNLGLYGNSSLHFSKICTLRPIRCFSQTPSSWNQAPGSLETGERTGSSIFSTLQEQSQTPSTETPEQKSRPWKRISTKRLLTMDPSHTHQSKIFRSSLKKAGNLCRQISRKPFYHALLQMKFSEKRVSKSIASALVNAREDAVAKAGLDEKTLYIDQAWVGKATYIKKLVTRGRGGHAVHRRPRVRITVLLKDERALLRDLKRRNDRINSRRVWSPLPNRPVYHKLNAFTC
- the hrr1 gene encoding RNAi-mediated heterochromatin assembly helicase Hrr1 gives rise to the protein MEEITIAKRAHNPYEGVKNSTLEMWDQLKNTTDAQEVVFDDIPDEALIHQMKIHQEKRLDYQSQSYAVDEVNESIANCNLSPKRNAFLDGNAIEKENAMNNSVPLESKTNSANQTRVRHRPHDVDRKEQGNHWRTLPDIPIFQELSSASVDLPKNDVFGGYNNFEHYLSVHYKLLREDAISPLRESVLRYKKDPTCTSSPSFAVYDHVRIIGQIIATSSVVTKLSFSVRAQKRISWATSRRLISGSIVLLSQDNFEHFRVGTVCARPLSGLRKYPHEVDVFFHDFNLELDSRKEFVMIEATSGYWEAYKHVLSNLQKLSGHRFPMKDYFVSCKQNSEVARYVQHDPLMRINSILGSSQPPIDILEPFPSYDDYLLDKSQLKAYQSMLTQKLAIIQGPPGTGKTFVALKAIQTLLENSNPNVLPILVACQTNHAVDQILLQLLREGAEVVRLGGRTRVPEIQDVSVYEKLKSMRNTFHASYKEIKRKKSRLMKQMLNIMSNFSNEYLKFTYLHSEGIITTAQLQSFIQNSAWVNVVSDSDDSTEEEQIECWLGETKLDLVTPKQTVYDYEEELQIEAEQLEELEQEAKENLTFEDDELRGVFADFRRKYDFFEGVELHKEELKGFLTIENVWDIPEFSRGMVYKHWLQLAYENAESRLRHLHKIYSKLDKERINLSNKRVGALLRNANVVGMTTTGLNKYRNILESIRPKICFIEEAANILEGPIIPAVFPSLEQLILIGDHKQLRPSCSTFALARSPFNLSVSIFERLVENEMVCDMLSIQRRMHPKIRQLVDSVYFGLSDHPIARCRPAIPGMGQLRRFFFTHTNVEDTDGFSSKCNQFEAEMLVQFASYLILHGVNPLQITCLTFYVAQKKEIENLISIHLPDKKENIRVATVDGYQGEENDVILLSLVRNHDQRSVGFLDSSYRVCVALSRARQGLYVFGNAEMVANANPLWWDVINTLTQDEELPGLGDYLPLEPKIENDEVYIYELNDLIELNMKLKNMNAD
- the dms1 gene encoding meiotic spindle pole body protein Dms1; translation: MQMLDSQKMDHRKLVDQISKLSHEKISVPELITLLDIHYNDMFHVNPWMKKEIKKLAYEFVKNDPNHQLSKHDACDLVEAFINVPLTSLDKQSMSSNTPLHSTSIDDMSTDFSVDSSLLPQPVPFTHSLSRFPSPEKLSDNSFVAAFQKTQSHFAYSDSLIESAFLNIQNCIGSIQNVKKEDISSQLVGIRKESEASLPSFRRRSSSKVISEITESNPSQKDSTPSPITGVWEPFLSFYYIKASIVLLIALVLFSVFYTSSKPNPSKTRPS